The Saccopteryx leptura isolate mSacLep1 chromosome 5, mSacLep1_pri_phased_curated, whole genome shotgun sequence nucleotide sequence GCaatatttctgtgtttttaaaggTGAACAGTCCCTCACTGGCCCCACCCACTCTGAGCTCCCTGGCTCAGCGGTTTCAGAGTCTCAAGCACTTTCCCCTTCCTCAAAGTTAAAGCATAAGCACCAGCTCAGAGGAGCACATTGGAGAAAACCGAGAGCTCCTCAACCTGTTGAATAAATAGAAGGTGAGCCTGGCTGAGAGGGGCCTTGAGGACAGAGCTGGAAGGCAGGAGGTCCAGGGAGTGAGCATGGCTGGGTCTCatcaggaaagggaagagggactGGCCCGCAGCACAGCAGGGAGAAGCTGTCAGCGTGGCCATGGTGAAAGGCCTAGACGGGAGTAAGGAGCGTTATTAGCACAGTGTCATACATCTCATGtgtatttagttatttaaaaatttttattgattttagagagacattgatttgttgtttatgcatccattgtttatgcatccattgttttattcttgtatgtccctcaccggggatcaaacccacaaccttagcatatgtGGATGAtactaactgagctactcagccaggatACATCTTATGTTTAACAGGACACATGCGTACTGACTGGTGCAGTTCACGCATTTGCTGTTGTGACAGGGCTGCCTGAGAagccttcttttttcttaatagaaAGTCAATTTCCCCAGGGCAGGATATTAGTGTCCCCAAGGCAGGAAATTTATGTTCTCGAGACAGGTCTTAGAGCGTGAAGTTAATTTAGAGATCACCCACTCtaaatccctctttttttttttaattggttgacTTTAGAGAgtcaaggagaggaagagggagggagagagagagaagcattcatttgttgttccactcaattgtgcattcattggttgcttcctgaatatgtcctgaccagggattgaacccacaaccttggcattcgGGATGTGGCTTGGGCTGAGCCAACTTGTCAGGGCCCTAAATTCTTCTTCTTACTGAAAAAGAAGCAGGATTCAATGGGATTTTAGACTCATGGGCCTGAGAAGACACCAAGAGGCACCATGTGCAGTGTTTAGGAGGGGACGTGCTGGTCAGACAGACTTTTAATGGGATCCCTGCTCTGCCTGGTGCCTGTtagccctgtgaccttgggcaagtgtctCAGTGTTTTCAGGACACATCAATGTCCtcatttaaaaagtgagaaaattatCTCTGGttagttggctcactggtagagagttggcccggcGTGTtaatgtccctggttcaatttctggtcaggacacacaagagaaatgaccatctgcttttccacacccctttccctcctcattctctctgtctcttttattttctctctctcttcccttttcacagtcatagcttgaatggtttgagcaaattgtcctcaggcactgagaggatggctccatggccttgcctcaggcatgaAAATAGCTTCCTtgcctgagcaacagagcaatgaacccagatgggtagagtatcgccctgtagggggctcgctgggtggaacctggttgggacacatgcgggggtctgtctgtctgcctcccttcttctcacttaataaaaaatagtgaGAATATGTtgtgaggaactgccatactattttccacagtggctatactaGTTTACCTTCcccccagcagtgaatgagagttccgaTTTCTCCACAACCTCCAATACTTGTTATCACCTAtctattgataatagccattctaaaggtgtgaggtagtatctcttTGCATTTTCCTAGAAGATAATAAGTTGTGCATCTTTTTGAATatcagttggccatttgtatgttttcttggatgaaatgtctgttcaggtaatatgctcatttttttaatggaattctttttttgatgttgagttatatgactttattatatattttgaatattaactccaTGTTGGAGCTGTTCTTTACAAATATCATTCGCTATTCAAGTTTGTtgactttttggttttttttcttttgcagttttttttgctgtgcagaagctttttagtttgatatggtcccattcatttattgttgcctttaattcccttgcctttggaatcaaactCATAAAATCCTCcctaagaccaaggtccataagtttagttcctatgttttcttctatgtagctCATAGGCATAGACTacagtatgatggttaccagagggaagggagttggggaaatagtaaagagtaaagggggtcaactgtatggtgacagaagatgatttgactttggtgctCAGCACACGATGTGATATACAGaacatgtatcatagaaatgtacacctgaaacctatatgatctcatgaaccaatgtcaccttaataaatataataaagagttagaattataaaattatcttcCTTGCCAGCAACTTTCAgggaataaatgagataatatacaaaatattccaCAGGATGCTTGGTATAGAGTATTCAGTAATGGTTATACTACATACAGGTTAAACATTTTATTGAGGAAAAATGTCAATTTATTCAACGATAAAGAGACTAATACAAGGAACTTTCATGTACCTAGGCCAATCTTCAACAattacaagccctggctggtggctcagtggacagagcattggcccagcatatggacttcccaggttcaattcctagcaggtcacataggagaagtgactatcatCCTGTActgcctttcctctcccccttcagtccctattcccttcctgcagccagtggcttaattggtttaagcatggcctgagcactgagtatagctcctttggagcacatctgcctcaggcactaaaaatagctcagaacttgagcatcatcccctaATAGGGTTGTGGGGTAGATCccatttggggtgcatgtggtagtctgcctcactctcctcctctcacttaaaaagagaaaatgaatgtaGTATATTTAGTCTAgttttgaattttctgttttcatttcactGATCTCTCCATTTGTGCACCAATATCGTACTGCTTTAATTACAGAAACTATGGTGTATGACTCCCTGTAAATCTAGTCCAtcctccttgttctttttcttgatgGTGCtgggtaattttctttttcttcatccaAATGACCCTTATAACCCATTGTTTTAACTTTCTAATCCAGTATTTAACTTTCTAGCCCACTGTTTATCACCTGCAGAGGAAAAAAGGGTGATggcacaaaatttaaatttatacttaTATAGAACCATTTTACAAAAGTACCTATTCGTTCCAATTTTCTGAAGTACTTTAAACATGAGTCAGTGTTGAATTTGGTCAAATGTCCTTTCTGCATCTAGGTAATATTCTGCCTCATCTATTAATGTGGGATGTGTTGTAACAACCAGTGTTCTTATATTGAACCAGCCTAGAATTTCTAAAAGAAGTCACACTTAATCATGGTGCATTATATTTTTTGGAGTCCAAtaatttgtttaggatttttgtattaatatttccAAGTGACACATGACTGTAGCTTTATTTGTTGGTGAAATCTTTGTTAGCCTTTGAAATCAATATTATACTTGATTCATAGAAATAATTGTAAGTTTCTACTTTTTTATATGATCAAGATCAGCTTATGTGGCACTGAGATGATCAGCTGTTTTAAGGTTAGATGGGTTCCCCTGTGAAAGTACCAGACCTTGTGCTCCTTTGTGGGAAAACgctactttattatttcttccacaGTAACTGAGCTGTGTCATCTCTGCTCTCACTGGGGTCAATGTCATAGACTATTACACATTTTCAGggaggaaagaatgaagaaaagaggttTAGAAATGGTGCCCTCTTTCATAAGTTGACCctatccccctctcctttccttccttaagGTCTTGTTGGCACCTACACCCAGATCCTCTTGACAGAAACATGGCTGGCCACCAGGAGAAAACTCTAAGGATTGTCCTGGTGGGAAAAACAGGAAATGGGAAAAGTGCGACAGCAAACAGCATCCTTGGGAGAAAACAATTTGATTCGAAAACTGCTGCCCAAGCTGTTACAAAGGAGTGTCAGACAGCAACGCAGAACTGGAAGGGGAGGAACCTTCTTGTCGTGGACACCCCAGGGCTCTTCGACACTAAGGAGACACTGATGAAAACCTGTAAGGAAATCAGCAAGTGTGTTCTGAAGTCCTCACCTGGGCCTCATGCCATCCTCCTGGTTGTGCAGCTGAATCGCTTCACAGATGAAGAGTATAAAACAGTTGCATTGATCAAGCACATCTTTGGGGAGGCAGCCATGAAGTACATGATCATCTTGTTCACACGCAAAGATAATTTGGAGGAAGATCAGCAGCTCAGTGAGTTTATAAAAGAGGTTGACGTGGACCTAAGAAACACCATCCAGGAGTGTGGGAACCGCTACTGTGCCTTCAATAACAGAAGTAAAGACGAGGCTGAGAAGGAAGGTCAAGTACAGGAGCTGGTGGAGCTGATAGAGAAGATGGTGCAGGAGAATGGGGGGACTCACTTCTCTGACGCCATCTACAAGTACATAGAGGAAAAGCTGAGACGTCAGGCAGAGGCCTTGAAGAAAATCTATGCTGATGATTTAGCGAAGGAAATTAAACTAGTAAAAGGGCTATATATATCACATcaagaaaaggagataaaaataaaccTCCTAAAGATAAAGCATGCAGAACGAATTGAACAGATAAAAGAAGAAGCTGAAAGGAATATATTTACAGATACTGTCAATAAAATTTGGAggataatttctaaaatatggcatacattttggaaataatgtaaattttgtttccttttcttaatttagtagatggcattttttaaagatgcCTGCAACACTATCTTGTATCCTAACTGTTCTTCTTGTCATCTGAGCTCTATACTCTTTCTATTTAGTCTGTGTCCCCTGCCTTTCAATTCATTGGGCTTTGTGACTGTTTTCATAAATAGTGGAAGCTGCGGCTTCTGAGATGGGATTAGGGACAAGGCCTCCTTGTTCTCTTGGGGCACTTGCCCTTTGAACTTGGCCACCATGTTGTGAAAAAGCCCTGGTGGCCCGTGGAAGGGCTCCATGAAGAGGATTGGAGACTCTAGCCCACTCCCCCGGCTCCTCTTACATCAGCCAGCAGAGCCTATGTGGCTGCCATGCATTGGAGGCAACATGGATGTGGGTTCCCTGCTGCCAACTAAGCActgcagagagaaaagaggagccGTCCACTGCATCCTGCCCCGCCCAAAGATTCCTGTGAAAATAAATGCCTGTTTTCAACCACGAAGCTCTGGGGTTGTTTGTTACACAGTGATAGCTAACCCGAAGCATCTTCCCCACTCATTCCTCCCACTCATCCCCACAATGCCAGCAAACTTGAGAAGTGACAATATTGGCATACACTGGCAATACTATCTCATTGAGTTCACAGACTCAATTTAGGAAGATTTAGATAAGAACTCCTGCACACACCAAGCATTAGCACCACTGGTGATGCACATGGTTTCAGTCTACGTCTCTGAGCGCTGTGTTAGGGAAGCAGCCGGCTTCTCCAGCAAGAGGGTGTGTGGTCCAGGGAGGCCTGGAAGTCGCTAaattctcttcctgtttctctcccttttcttttttaaggcacTATCCTAACTTAAAATGGCCCTGAGTGTAACTTAAAACTCTCTTCTGtgccaaatatttttcatttgccTCTGCAGATCCACACTTTACCCTTTCACCTTAGCTCATTGTCCCAGGGGGTGATCTATGTGGATCTCATTGTTACTGAACTAAAGGGGTTTGTTTCTAAGGGCATCTTAGAAGAAGGAGATGTGGTTGTTCAAGGgagttttatttacttgcagcaaGGTAAAGAGACAGGATTCATATCCAAGCTCTGCGTCTTCTGCAGGAGGAATAGCCCTTGCTTATATACACTATTTGGTCAATTACATGTTGAGTTGGTATACTTATTCAGGTTTAATTGTTGTCAGGAGTCAAGTTCTTCCTGCTTACAGCTGGTCTACAaaatattgtgttttattttaacactTAGAAAGATTAGCATTTATTAAGAAGGGTCTAGTCCTTGAGGCCCTTGTCCGATTGGACAACATCAGTGGGATTTCTGGCAGTCTGACTTCTGCTTGGCTTCTGCCAATGGGGAGTCCAAGCAGGAGACCCCTTCCGGGCAGAAAAGCAAGGTCGGGTGTTTGTTCTCCCATCCCTCTCCCTGTCAAGTCACCTACGACAAGCTGCAACCCTAAGCCGAACTTTACACCTTCTCTACCCAACTCCCCATCAGGATTCCAGTTCTCATCCACCTCCATGGGTTTAGGGTGCAATTTCCTCACTGTTACCAGCAGTATCCCTTGTTATTTCTATGTCCTGTGTCCACAGCTTGTAGGAGGCCCCTGCACTCGACTTCCCACCAAGTCCCTAATTAAGTGGGTTATCTCTGCTGCTATAATccttattgaaaaattttaatgatacccatttttttcctttttcagagatatcctgttttttattatttgtttttaaattctctctAGTGTTTACTGACACCAGAATTTCTGTCAACTGAAACTTCTGTTATTATCCAAGTGGAATGTTTTGTGCTCACACCTGATGAGTCTGCTAATGTAGCATCTTTAGTAAATCACATGAAAACACAAGTCAACACCTGAGTGATCTGACCCTCAGCCCAAGGGACTTGCAAAGTCAATGGTTCCGGTCATGGGTGGAAACAGTTGTCCCCGATTTTGGGAAACTACCTGTGTTTTCTCTTACATGTGACTATATTGTTGCTATGGTATTTGAGAGAGCATCCACAAAGGAGGAACCTGTATGCTAGTGAAGCCCCTTGCTGACCTCCCGTGGAGCACTGCTGAAGAAGGGGAGGACATATGAAGATATAATAGCCGGTCAGCAGGGATGGAGTGTTGGTGATAGATGTGACAAGGGTCTTGAGGTctggaaggttttttttgtttgtttgttttgttttttgtttttttgagagagggacagatggtacagacagataggaagggagagagatgagaagaatcaattatttgttgtggcacctcagttcgttgattgctttctcatatgtgccttgaggggggggtgATACAGcacaccgagtgaccccttgcttgaggcagcgaccttgggctcaagctggtgagtcttgctcaaactaagtgagcccacgctcaagctggcgacctcggggtctcgaacctgggtcctctatgtcccagttcgacgctttatccactgcgccactgcctgatcatgTTGGGCAGTTCTTACTAAATTCCCAAAtgtagcacagtattttgcaAAGGGGCTCTAAAGGATGAGCTTCACCTGAACCACCACTGGTGgctacaaggaaaaaaatcaacGTGTAATTAATCAAACAGTGTATATAAGCAATGGCTAAGCCTCCCTAAAGAGAGGCAGAGCTTTGGAATGATTCTCCTGTCTCCACCTTGTCACATGAAAATAGATCATATTCTTTCACTAAGAGTTCTGTCCATTAGACCCAGACACTCCGACCGGTGAACCCAGTTCTGTCGCAGTGGGAGAGGCCATCGAGAAGTTGTGAGACCCAGCTGACCTGAAAGCTGGACCCCCACCCAGAACCCACCCTGGAATGTGCATGCGGCTTACCTTGTCCCTTCCCAGGGCTGTCTCAAGGACACAGCCTTGAGTCAGCAACGTGTTGTTGGGACCATCTGGACAGGATACGTGACTCAGCCTGGCTAGGGCCTCTAGGTAACCTTTTCAGATCTGAGCCACCCAGACAAGCCCTGTAGGTAAGTCGCCTGGCTTCGTAAACCGCCACTTACCCATCTGCAGTAGTCTGCCTCTTTCTCGGGTCTCTCCCTGCCCTCTGTAGGGGGCTCGATTTTAGATTATTCTGGGGGGTTTCCAaccaaaatatgcttttaaaagagCAGTCTCATCTCtgtttataaacaaatataaaaaatggagTATCTGAGGCAACGGTTCTGAAGTTCATTCTTCCTCTTAACAAGCTTCTTGATTTTGTAAAATTCTTCCTAAATTGGGATTTGGAATTGATTGCCATGTTGCAGAAAATTGTCAGCATCTCCTCCTCCACAGAGTTCTGAGACCTTAGCTCTGAGTCTGGGTCTCACCACTCACATGTTCCCGTTGAGGGACGACTGTTGTGCACACCTGCACACGGCACCCAGGTGGTTGCTGAGGTTTGGGATGGGGGCGGTGTCAGAGGCGTGGGCAGGAATTACAACAGGGCAGGAAGTGGATAGACTCATTATGTTTGTTGTGGTAATGGTTTCACTGGGGGAAACATGGAAAAATTTAGTCACTTCTCTGTTCCAATTACATGCAGCATATTCTATGTCAAAAAAAAGCttattcacatcttttttttattttaaatggaattgtttttgtttttattaatgaatTGGAAGAGCTCTTTATACATTCCATTCTTTGCTAGccctttatcaaatatatttacaCGTTCTATCAGACGTGTGATTTGCAAACATTTATT carries:
- the LOC136406404 gene encoding GTPase IMAP family member 7-like isoform X2, yielding MWSCWHLHPDPLDRNMAGHQEKTLRIVLVGKTGNGKSATANSILGRKQFDSKTAAQAVTKECQTATQNWKGRNLLVVDTPGLFDTKETLMKTCKEISKCVLKSSPGPHAILLVVQLNRFTDEEYKTVALIKHIFGEAAMKYMIILFTRKDNLEEDQQLSEFIKEVDVDLRNTIQECGNRYCAFNNRSKDEAEKEGQVQELVELIEKMVQENGGTHFSDAIYKYIEEKLRRQAEALKKIYADDLAKEIKLVKGLYISHQEKEIKINLLKIKHAERIEQIKEEAERNIFTDTVNKIWRIISKIWHTFWK
- the LOC136406404 gene encoding GTPase IMAP family member 7-like isoform X1, with product MRLAVCAEGVLPTPISPNRNLLQPLAPTSSSRSTDGSCWHLHPDPLDRNMAGHQEKTLRIVLVGKTGNGKSATANSILGRKQFDSKTAAQAVTKECQTATQNWKGRNLLVVDTPGLFDTKETLMKTCKEISKCVLKSSPGPHAILLVVQLNRFTDEEYKTVALIKHIFGEAAMKYMIILFTRKDNLEEDQQLSEFIKEVDVDLRNTIQECGNRYCAFNNRSKDEAEKEGQVQELVELIEKMVQENGGTHFSDAIYKYIEEKLRRQAEALKKIYADDLAKEIKLVKGLYISHQEKEIKINLLKIKHAERIEQIKEEAERNIFTDTVNKIWRIISKIWHTFWK
- the LOC136406404 gene encoding GTPase IMAP family member 7-like isoform X3 — encoded protein: MAGHQEKTLRIVLVGKTGNGKSATANSILGRKQFDSKTAAQAVTKECQTATQNWKGRNLLVVDTPGLFDTKETLMKTCKEISKCVLKSSPGPHAILLVVQLNRFTDEEYKTVALIKHIFGEAAMKYMIILFTRKDNLEEDQQLSEFIKEVDVDLRNTIQECGNRYCAFNNRSKDEAEKEGQVQELVELIEKMVQENGGTHFSDAIYKYIEEKLRRQAEALKKIYADDLAKEIKLVKGLYISHQEKEIKINLLKIKHAERIEQIKEEAERNIFTDTVNKIWRIISKIWHTFWK